Below is a genomic region from Pseudomonadota bacterium.
GATGATCGGAGGGAGATGCTGGGCGATCGCCTGGCTCGTGTCCCAAGTGCTTCTACGACCATGTCTCGGTTGGCGCTCGCGCGTGCCCGGTAGTTTTCGGCCTGGTTTAGCAGGGGCAAAGGCTCAGCATCCAGGCTGTCCTTCACCCAGCTCAGGATGTCCTCCTCCCAGTCCTCCGACTGGATTCCGTCCTTCGTATGGCTCACCGAGAAGCCCTCGACCTCAAGCTCCCCCACGAGCCTCTGGTAGACGAACTTGTTCGCCTTACCGAAGATCGTCTCGGGCCGGTATCCCTCGCCGTGGCTGCCTTGGACGAGGCGGCGGCGGCGGAAGATGGCAAACCCGGCGTTCGTGACGCTCGCTCGCGCGAGGATCGCAGCCCAGCCCTTGACGCGATGCCCGTCACCCAGGTCGAGGTCAAGGTCCTTGCGCCATGTCACGGGCTCGGCGGTCGGCGTCGCGTGGAACGGAGCGTGAAGGAAAGTCGGAGGCTCGTAGGCGAGGGCCTCTCCATTCAGCCGCAGCTCGAGCACACCGTCTCGAAGAAAGACCCGGTAGATGCTGCGTAAATGATCTCTGATCTTCCCGATCGTGCGGCCTCGAGGACGCACCTGGAGGTCGCGAAGTGTGAGAGTCGTGTAGTGCTCTTTACCGGGAACGTTTCGCTCGACGGGATCGAGGTGCTCGCAGTTCGTCTCGACGATCTTCGGAATGTCGAAGGTGATCGTGCGCTCGACAGGCTCTCCGAGCGCGCTCGTTCGGACTGACCACCTGCGGGCGAACCAACTCGCTGCGGCTTTCATCCCCAGCCCGAACTCGGACAAGCCGGATGTGTCGGGCGGTGGCGATGCCGGCAGGAACGCCCGGGCATAGTCACGCTGGTGGATTCCTGCCGCGTTGTCGCGTACATCAACGCCGTCCTCGCTCGCGTCGATCTCGACGAGCAAACGATAGGTTCCACCGGCCGCTCTCTGCAAAGCCTCCATGTTAGTCAACGCGCTCTGTAACGAGTTGTCCACGAACTCGGCAAACGCGTACCACGGCCTGTAGTTCAGCCGGGCGAAGGCAGCGTACATTGCCACTTCTGGTCGAATCAATATCACATTAAATCCCCTCAGATCCCGGTGTGCTCGCGTCTCGCCATATTCTCCCGGGCCCAAGTCCCGTGCCCGGATGATCGGCATGGTCGCCTTGCAGATGTAAGTACGTGCGCGGCACAGCTATGCACGGATGAGCTCGCGGGCAATCCTCGCGCCGGACGGGCGTCAATCGAAGCTGGCGACGGACTTGCCGATCGCCGAGTAATTGGCGGCGTATTTCAAGACCCAACAGCTCGCCGAGAGCACAAGGCACAGCGTTGCCGATCTGCCGATGCGCCGATCGCCTGTGCCCTACGACCTGATAGCCATTCGGGAACGTTTGTAGCCTGGCGAGTTCGTCGATAGAGAGGATCCTATTGCGCCAATGGAACGGCCCAGTGGCAGGCCCTGGTTCGGCTTGAATGGTCCACGATGGCTGGCGCTTGGAGAGCTTGAGGAGAAAAGACCAGTACCTAGTTCTCCATCCGAACAGCGGCTCACCGTTGCCTCGCGGTGTATGCCAAAGGTAGTTCTTGCCTTCGGGGATACTCTTCAGCAGGCTGGCCCACTTCCCGGTCGGTTCAAGCTCAGACGGCCAGTCCTCCTCGTCCAGGTCGCCTATCGCGTCCCAGGCAGTACGGTACGGATCGAGACCATCTCCGTCGCCGTGCGTCGGAGGCGGCACTTTGAGCGTACGCCCATCGATGCTTCCGAGGATGAAAACCCGCTCACGGACTTGGGGCACGCCGTAGTCGGCAGCGTTCAGATGGATGACCTGCAGGTCATACTCAGTGCCTTGCCGACGGTTGATCGCTCGAAGCTCGTCCCGAAGAAGCTGCAAACCTCCTTCATTTTTACCATTGGACGCGAGGCCTATGACGTTCTCGAGGAGAAGAACGCGCGGTAGAACGGCCTCGACGACTTTGAGATACGCGTGCAGGGTGCTGGCCCGCGGGTCAAGCAGCCCTCCCCCGCCACCGTTTGACCAGTAGGCCGACTTCGAGAACGGCTGGCACGGAGGACCACCGGCAAGAAGAGCTACGTCTCCCTGCCGAAGGTCAGCTTTCGCGAGGAGCCCTTCGGGCTCGATCTTGTGAATGTCTCTGGGGTTCGCGAGCCTCCAGCTAGGACGGTTCGCCGTGAGTGTTCTTCGAGCGTCCTCTTCGATCTCCACGCAAATTGAGATAGAGAACCCGGCTGCCTCCAGCCCGAGATCAAGACCCCCGGCCCCCGTGAAAAGCGATAGCACGGTGTTGCCCGGTCGACGTTGCCGCTTCATGCATGAGCCTCCATCGCTTGCGGAACCTCCACCCGACGAATCTCCAGCCTCTCGGTCGTGCACGAAGAGCGAACATTCATCGGTTTCTGGGATCGAATCGGCGCGGCTACCAACGGCCAACAGCATGACCGGCGTTGTCACGGGCATGTCCCTTCGGCCTAGCCCGGATTTCTCACCGATAGCCAAGAAAAAGGCCGTATCTCGTGGCATAATATGTGTTCGATCAG
It encodes:
- a CDS encoding ATP-binding protein; its protein translation is MYAAFARLNYRPWYAFAEFVDNSLQSALTNMEALQRAAGGTYRLLVEIDASEDGVDVRDNAAGIHQRDYARAFLPASPPPDTSGLSEFGLGMKAAASWFARRWSVRTSALGEPVERTITFDIPKIVETNCEHLDPVERNVPGKEHYTTLTLRDLQVRPRGRTIGKIRDHLRSIYRVFLRDGVLELRLNGEALAYEPPTFLHAPFHATPTAEPVTWRKDLDLDLGDGHRVKGWAAILARASVTNAGFAIFRRRRLVQGSHGEGYRPETIFGKANKFVYQRLVGELEVEGFSVSHTKDGIQSEDWEEDILSWVKDSLDAEPLPLLNQAENYRARASANRDMVVEALGTRARRSPSISLRSSTNRLAPSLTKSPSI
- a CDS encoding DNA cytosine methyltransferase → MKRQRRPGNTVLSLFTGAGGLDLGLEAAGFSISICVEIEEDARRTLTANRPSWRLANPRDIHKIEPEGLLAKADLRQGDVALLAGGPPCQPFSKSAYWSNGGGGGLLDPRASTLHAYLKVVEAVLPRVLLLENVIGLASNGKNEGGLQLLRDELRAINRRQGTEYDLQVIHLNAADYGVPQVRERVFILGSIDGRTLKVPPPTHGDGDGLDPYRTAWDAIGDLDEEDWPSELEPTGKWASLLKSIPEGKNYLWHTPRGNGEPLFGWRTRYWSFLLKLSKRQPSWTIQAEPGPATGPFHWRNRILSIDELARLQTFPNGYQVVGHRRSAHRQIGNAVPCALGELLGLEIRRQLLGDRQVRRQLRLTPVRREDCPRAHPCIAVPRTYLHLQGDHADHPGTGLGPGRIWRDASTPGSEGI